Sequence from the Thermocaproicibacter melissae genome:
ATTCGGTAACCGCCGACCGAAGTACCGATACCCATGACCAGTGAGCAAAGAAGCATAATCCAGAAATCAATATGAACGGTCTGTGGAACCGGCTGGTCTTTTGCCAGCAAAAGGACAAGGACAAAAACGCCCATGAATTTCTGACCGTCCTGCGCCCCGTGGCTTGTTGCCATCAGTGCGGCAGATGCAATCTGCCCGACGGAAAATATGCGGTTGGCACGGGCCCTTTTTACGTTGCGAAAAAGGAATCTAACCAGCTTTGTGACAAGATAGGCGGCTGCGAAGCCGACGACAGTTGAAATGAAAATTCCCCATAATACTTTTGCGAATGGGTCCCATTCAAATGCGGAAATGCCTCTGTAGGCAATACCGGCACCCATCAGGCTGGCGATCAGCGCATGGCTTTCACTGGTCGGTATGCCGAATTTCCAAGCTGATACGGACCAGATTACAATAGAAAGCTGTGCTGCACAGATGACAATCAGCGGATTAGATCCGGTGCCGACGTTTACCAAGTTTGCAATGGTACTGGCAACAGCCGAGCCGAAACACATAATGCCAACCAGATTAAAGACTGCAGCCATTGCGATGGCTGTACGCGCAGATAAGACTTTTGTGGAAACTACCGTAGCGATTGCGTTCGGAGCATCTGTCCATCCGTTCACAAATATGGACGCACAGACTAGGAACAACGCGAAGGGAAGAATCATCATAAACAGCCTCTCTTTTTTTCGATAGGATTCCCTTTTTAGCCCTAATATAGTATCGAAAAGATTGGGATAATCAATTTTACCGTAAAAATATGAAAATTTTATTCTTATCATAATAAAAATGCCTTGCGATGTCAAAATAATAGTCCTGTTTTCATTGAAAAAGCCGGCAGCTGTTATACTGCCGGCTTAATATGATAGAGAATGGTTGAAAAGGGTGGTATAGCATACAAGACCAGCCCATTGAATACTCTGTATGGGATATTTATGGGGGTGTTGTGATGGGCTATTATGTAAAAACGGCATCGAATGTAAAAATCTATGTGGAAGATTTGAATCCGGAAGGAAATAAAACCATATTATTCGTTCACGGTTGGCCCGGAAATCATAATTTGTTTGAATACCAATTCAATGAATTGCCGAAATTGGGGTATCGATGCATCGGCATCGATTGCCGGGGATTTGGATTGTCCGATAAGCCTTGGAGTGGTTACGATTACGACACGCTCGCAGATGATATTAAATCTGTAATCGATGCGCTGGGTTTAAAGAATATTACACTTGGCGGCCATTCGACCGGCGGCGCAATCTGCATCCGCTATATGGCCAGATACAACGGGTACGGCGTGTCAAAACTCGCTCTTTTCGCGGCAGCAGCACCTAGCCTTATTCAACGTCCATATTTTCCATACGGATTAAAAAAGCAGGATGTGTTGGATATCATTCAGAATACATATCATGACCGACCCAATATGCTTCGTGAATTCGGCAAGAAAATATTTTTTCGATATGTGACGGATGCTTTCTCCGATTGGATATTCCAATTGGGTTTGCAAGCTGCAAGCTGGGCGACGATAGCCATTGCAAACTCATGGATAAAGGAAGAAGGCCTGTTTCAGGATATGAAATCCATCAAGGTTCCAACGTTAATCTTACATGGCCTTGACGATGAAGTATGTTTGTTCCAACTGGCGATTGCTCAGCGGGACGGTATCAGCGGTGCAAAGCTTGTACCGATTGAAGCGTGTGGGCATTTCCTTTTTTACGACCAAAAAGAGATTTTTAATCGAGAGCTGGTCAAATTCACCGAGTAAGAATCGGAACACCTTTTAATCGACAAACAGACTGTCTTCCAGTTCTTTAATCCTTTTTTCGCGCTTTTCAGTTTCTCCTTTATCGACCATAACCGTAATCACATCCCCTTCTTTTGCTTCACTGGGGATGGCAGACCGAGGAATGTTCACAAAGGTTTCATTCTCTAATTCAACCACGGCGAAATTGCCTTCGAATCGATCAATCGTGTATTGCATAATATCCTCCTCATGTCAGCGGATTAACTCTGTATGCTTCGCGGCCGTTAAGGTGCGTTCTGTTTGATGCTGGATGCCTTTTTATTGACCGTAATCGTCTTGGAGTCTGAAGTAAAAACAATTGTTCCATCCTTGTCTGTTCGATAAATTGTTGCGCCGATATTTTGCAGTCTCGTTAGTGCTGCGCTCGTCGGATGGCCGTAGCTGTTTCCGGCACCTACTTCAATCACGGCATATTTGGGCTTTACCTTGTTCAAAAATGATTGAGATGTGGAAGTCTTGCTGCCGTGGTGGCCTACCTTGAGCACATCTGCTTTCACATCTGCGGTAATCTGCCTTTCGGATTCTTCTCCTGCATCGCCCATAAACAAGAATTTGTTGTTGCCATAGGTCACTTTGATAACGGCGGAATATTCATTCAAGTCATCGCCGGTTATATAAACAGGTGCCATAATATCAATATTAAGGTTACCAACCTTCACAATATTGACTCCGGCTTTTGCTGTATGGATTTTAAGTCCCTTATTTTGAATGGCGACAAGAAGTTTCTCGTAGGTCTTGGTATTGGTGGATTTCTTCGGCATATAAATTTTACCGATATTCAGTTTGCTTACAACCGTTGCCATACCGCCGATATGATCTGCATGGGGGTGTGTCGCAATTAAATAATCGATTTTATTATAGCCCAGAGCTTTAATATAGCTTACAATTTGAGTCCCATTATCGGAATTTCCGGCGTCGATCAGCATCGTCTGCTTATTTGGAAGTTCGAGAAATTCCGAATCACCTTGACCTACATCCATGTAGTGGACTTTGAGCTTTGCACCGCTTGACGGTGCAGGGGAGGAAGAACGGTTTACTTGCGGTACGGCGGATGACGCTAAGGAAGTAGTCGTTGCATTAGAGGAAGATCCTGCTGTGGAAGGTGAATCGGAAGACGCTGTTATAGAAGAACTTGGGGTTGAAGAAACAGTTGCCGCCATACTAGAAGCAAACTGTGTAGATGATGTCGATTGAGGCGATGTTGCTGCAGACACCATTGTAGTAACCAATGGAAGCACTACAGCGGCAATCGCCATTGTTTTTGTTATTTCAAATTTCCTGTTGCTTAGGAAGTCTTGAAATTTTGGGTTAAAAAGCAGAGCGGGGATGATAAAAAACAAGAGCCCCCAGCTTGCCGGCAACGAGAATAACCCAATCAATGCCATAAATCCGCAAAGTACAGATATAATCCATAAACCTGCCTTTTTCACACTAATATACCTCCCTTGCCAATAGTAGAATTATGCCAGTATTTGCATGAAAAATGAGGGCGACGGTGTCGTTCTTCAGATAAATTAAACTTGTGCGTTGTCTTGGCAAAAAATAATCCCATCGGAAATCAATCCGATGGGATTTAAATTTATATATCAAGACGCGAGATAAAACCATTGATCGAAAATTCGATAAGCAATAAGCCTATAAACGATATAGCAACTTAGAAAGCCTTATTGTTGCAGTGTGTTTTCCAGCAGAGAAATTAATTCATTGGAAAATTCAGTCCCTGTTTTGATCATAGCTATCGCTTCCCCCATTTTATAAGCACGTTGGCCGTCGGGACGCTCAGATGTTATTACATCAATCGTATCGGCAATCATTACAATCTTGCTGCTCTGAGATATTTTATTTTCCTTGATTCCTTTTGGATATCCGCTTCCGTCAAGTCGCTCGTGATGCTGCAAAATGATGTCGGTGCATTCTTTTGGAAGGCCATATGATTTAACGGAACTTAGGCCCAATTCACAGTGTTGGTAGAACAAAAGCTGTTCTGTCTTGTTGAAGGGTTCCGTCCTTTCTATCATGGATTTTGGAAGCAGCAGCATGCCTACAGATAACGTATAATAAGTTTCGCAAAATTAATTGAAGCAAAAAAGTAGACATAGTCGATTGCCGTCGGTAAAATAAAGTTACCATACAAAATCTACCAAGGAGGCAATAAACTATGTCTGATAATATTATACAACTAAACGAAGACCTGATAAAGAATAATCTTAAAGATCTTGTCCGTAGTAGTGTGGAAGAAACACTGAATGCACTACTCGACCATGAAGCTGATGAGCTTGTTAATGCCGAGCGATATGAACGCTCTGGCGACCGAAAGGGGTATCGCTCCGGCCATTATGAGCGAAACTTTTCTACGACATCCGGAAATGTAAAACTCAGGGTTCCAAAGCTGAAGGGTATCCAGTTTGAGACAGCCATTATTGAACGCTACAAACGGCGGGAATGCTCTGTAGAAGAAGCGCTGATTGAGATGTATCTCGCAGGTGTTTCAGTACGCCGTGTGGAAGATATCACTGAGGCTCTCTGGGGTACAAAGGTGTCTCCGGGAACAATTAGTAATCTTAACAAAAAAGCCTATGGACATATTGAACAATGGCGTCAACGTCCTCTTTTAGAGGAGTATCCGTACGTTTATGTTGATGGTATTTATCTCAAGCGCAGTTGGGGTGGCGAAATACAGAATGTGTCTGTACTCGTTGCCATTGGCGTAAACCGTCATGGATATCGAGAAATCATTGGCGCTGCGGAAGGTATGAAGGAAGATAAAGAAAGTTGGAAAAACTTCTTTGTCGGCCTAAAAGAACGCGGATTAAAGGGCGTTCGCCTTATTATTGGAGATAAGTGTCTTGGAATGTTAGAAACCATTCCAGAAGTCTTCCCCGATGCCAAATATCAACGTTGTACCGTTCACTTTTATCGCAATATCTTTCGTGTTACACCGAAAAACAAAATGCGCTCAGTCACGTTAATGCTCAAAGCAATTCATGCCCAGGAAAGTAAAGAAGCTGCCCGCGAAAAAGCTGCTTCAGTTGCAGCTAAACTTCGTGAAATGAAATTGTCTGCGGCAGCTAAAAAGGTCGAAGAAAGTGTTGATGAAACTCTAACTTACATGGACTTTCCAACAGAGCACTGGACCAGAATTCGTACGAATAATGTAACCGAACGCATCAATCGAGAGATTAAACGCCGAACGAAAGCAATTGGTGCTTTCCCGGATGGCAATAGTGCTTTGATGCTGGTCTGTGCACGACTTCGTTATGTGGCAGCTTCTGCATGGGGAACGAAGCGTTATCTCAACATGGAGCACCTATTCCAGATGGAACTGATGCAACAACATTCTGCCAGCTAGCTACTGGCAAACTGACGGCATAGATGGATTTTGCGAAATTTTCTTGACACGGCCTGCCTACATCATGCAGTAATGAACCCAATCCGAGGTGGAACAGCTTTTTGTCGTTATATTCTAATTTATCAGCGATAATCAGCGACATCAAAGCAACATCAATGGAATGTGTATATAACCAGCCAAGATAGTTCGCCAAGGTATTGATGTATATCCACCAGGGTTCTTTTTTCGATTCAAATAATATCTTTGTTAATACCTTATTTGGTGTTTCAAGAATGTGTTTATTTGCAATATGTTTTCTTGCACCAAAGGAATTTAATATCTCTTTTGTGATAGAATCTTTTTGAGCGTTGTCAAAAATTTTGCCATTGTAAATTTCACCATTTTCATCTATTACTATTGAGTCGCTTAATCTTTTTAATTTTTTGATGATATCAACGTTTACTTTTTATTTTTCTTCAGTAGCAATACTCCGTTATCATCAATGATATCTTCTTTTGTAACGTATTCAGGCATGTAAATTCTCCTAACTATACAGATTTTTTGCTTTGACGATTCGTACGTTGAGCAGCCCTGGAGTATATTAGCAAAAAATAGCAAAATAAGAGCTATGGTACTTATTCCCAAAGTTTTTTATTAAAACATATTTTTGAATAGACCATCGCCCCGTGCCATGGCAATGTATATTATCGCTGCTAAATTAATTATAATAAATGCATAAATTTAGTCAAGATACTATAATTATTTAATTATTGTTGATAACTTTTATACAATATGCATATATATTTTCTATTTAGCGAGTTCTAATAGTGGAAATTCCATATAGAACACAGAACCTCCCAGCTGATGCCGGGGGGACCGTTTTCATTGAGAATCATTTTTTTTCGCGAAGTGAGGCAACGGCTTCTACGGCGGCGTCAATCCACGGAGCTGCAACGTCTTCCGCCTGTCCGTTATCGCACTTCTTAGCGATTTCGGGGTCAATTGGAATACGGCCAAGAACTTTCAAACCGAATTTCTGGGCGGTTTCGTTTAGGTGGCTTTTCCCAAAAACATTAATTTCTTTCCCGCAGTCAGGGCATTTTACATAGCTCATGTTTTCAATGAGGCCGATAATCGGAATATTCATCATCTTTGCCATGTTGACCGCTTTCGCCACAATCATAGAGACAAGCTCCTGAGGGGAAGTAACAATGACAATGCCATCTACCGGAATGGATTGAAATACGGTCAGCGGCACATCACCGGTGCCTGGTGGCATATCGACGAACAGATAATCTACATCCTTCCAGACAACATCTGTCCAGAACTGTTTCACGATGTTCGCAATGATCGGCCCGCGCCAGACGACAGGCGCATTCTCGTCGTTAAGAAGCAGGTTGACGGAAACGACGTCGATGCCGCCTTTTGTTGCAACAGGGTACATTCCGTTCTCGTTGCCCATTACTTTGCCATGCAGGCCAAACATTTTCGGAATGGACGGGCCGGTGATGTCAGCGTCCAGAATACCGGCATGAAAGCCGCGGCGGCTCATAGCCGCAGCAAGCATAGAGGTAACAAGGCTTTTGCCGACGCCTCCTTTGCCGCTTACAATGCCGATTACGTGCCCTATTTTGCTGAGTTTGTTCGGCTTTTCCAAAAAATCTGCGGGGTTACGTTTCCGCGAAGGGCAGTTCTTCCCGCACGAAGAACAGTCATGGGTACAGGTTTCTTCACTCATCGGAATTCTCCTTATAAAACGAATTTATCATATTTGCATTCTCGCGTTCATGCGTCACTCAAAACTCCATTTTCAGGCTGCGCAGAAAAAGGGCAGAAAGCACTTGTTCGGGGTCCTTTTTCTCGTTCACAACGGCATTGACCGCATTGGTGATAGGAAGCTCCACGTTGTATCGCTTGCCGAGCAGGAGCAAAGCGGACGTCGTAGCAACTCCTTCTGCTAATTCATCGTAAGGCTCGCCGCGTACCATCAATTCACCGAATTTTCGGTTGTGGCTGTAAGGGGAGAATACTGTTGCTTCATAATCTCCCAGATGCGCCAAACCGTAAGCAGAAATCTCATTTCCGCCCATTGCCTTAATGAGCCGTGCGATTTCACGCGTCCCGCGCGACATAAGCGCACCCTTGAGCGCTGCTTTATTAAGCCCGTCCAACATTCCTGCGGCAATGCCAATCACGTTTTTTGAAGCTGCTCCAATTTCGTTCCCGAGCAAATCATGGCCGTAATAAAAGCGGATTAGGTTACTGGAAAACGCGTTCACGAGCTCTGTTTTCAGTTCTTCGCTTTTGCTGTCGATTACCATGCAGTTCGGGATTCCTTTGGTAAAATCCTGCACATGGCCCGGGCCGACCCAAATAGCAACCGGTGTTTCCGGAGAATATTCTTCAAAAATCTCAGTCAAACGTTTTCCGGAACCGGATTCCAGTCCCTTCATGCAAAGAACAACCCGTTTGCCGGAAAGGTCATGTTTCGCAAGCTCACACATCAGCCCGCGGAAGTTTTGTACGCCAATCGAGATAACCAGAATTTCCGCGGTCTTAACAGCATTCCCCAAATCGGAAGTAAGCGAGACTTCGGGTTTCAGCGTTACAAGACCGTTTGTCCGTGTTTCGGCAAGCTGTGAAAATTTTTGGGAACCTTGACGCCCGTAAAGTGTAATCTCGTGGCCGATACGCGAGAGGTACCATGCGAGAAACGTACCCCAGCGGCCGCACCCGATAACACTGATTCGCACGTTGAATGTCTCCTTTCAGCTTCCTTTTATGCTGTCCTCATAGCAATACGGCAGGCTTCTTTGGCGTCCTCTAAGGTGTCTGCAGCGGCGAGGAATCTTCCGCGGTGGCAGAACCGCAGAGTTTTCAGCCCGGAAGATGCCTGAAGTTCCTCACTTTCTTTTCCGGCCCATTCTAAGGGGAACGGACATTTTACACCCTCACCGTCCAGCGTTTCCGGAATCGCTTGGGCATTGTATCCGCCGCGCTGTGACGGATAGACGACAAATTTCGCAGGGGATGGAACGAGAACTGTTTTCCACGGCGCAAAATGCGGCAGAACAACAATGCCATCTTCCGATTTTTCCAAAGCCTCTGTGACGAATGATTTGGCCCGCGATTCACTGAACATCCCTTCTAATTTTCTGTGAAGAATGGCGGAAGCGAATTCTACAGCTTGCGCGAAGCAGACGTCTGGATCCTCATCGGAGTCCCAGACTGGGTTGAACGATGCAATTGCCCCGGCGAGCTGGTTGCCGCAGCCGGTGTTGTCATCTTCGTCGAGCGGCTGAACGAATTTTTCGTCAAAATGAGCCGCAGCTTTTGCCGCATCTTCTGGGCTGCATCCTTTCAGAAGGAGCTGTTCGCCGAATTCGCGCCAGAGAAGGCCGAATGCTGCATAGGGAACACCGTTTTCGCGGATTTCCGCATCAGCCTGGTGGTGGTCGAACCGCCCATGACCGATGTCAAAAGCCATGCCAGTAAAGCCTTCCGGAACGGCTGCAACACGCTTGATGATAATGTCGGGTTTGACGATTTTCAGAAGCGCAGCCCCAAAAACATCATCGGCGTGGAATTTACCGTTGTGTGTAAAAGCAATATTGCCTAATTCCAATCTTGTGACCCTCTTTTTCTAAAATTGCCAAACCTTTATTCAATTATCATAGCACAATCGTTCTGGAAAGAAAAGTTTTGTTACATCTTCCTCTGGAAAATCCGGAATATTCGTGCGAAACTGAGAAAAGTGAAACAAAAGAGCAAATGACTTGATTCCGTTAAAAGCCTCCGGCACCGAGCAGAATAATTCCCGCGGTAGCGGCAAAGATGGCAAGGTACTGTTTCAGCGTAAGTTTTTCTTTGAGAAAAAGCCTTGCCCACAGAACGGAAAAGACGCAGTAAGAGGAAATCAGCGGAGCCGCAACAATGGCGTTGTCGCCCAGCGCATAAATGTATGCAAACTGGCCTGCGGTTTCGCAGATTCCGGCCACAAACTTCGGCTTTTCTTTGGATAAGACTATTTTCTGCTTTTTGATGACAAGCAGGTAGAACAGAGCAACAAAGGCAAGGAACAGGAAAGTAAACTCATAGGCAATGTTGGCCGAGTCTTCCTGAATATATTTGTCCAGCACAAGAGCATCGCTAAATGTTCCAAGTCCGTCAATGAAACAGTAGAAAATGGGGAAGAACAGCGCAATGAAGCTGGAGGTGTATTTTTTGTCCGGAACGATGCCTTGGAGCCGACGTTCTTCATCTGCCTGCTTCTTCTCAAGAACGGAGAGAGAGAAGATGCCGATGGAAATCAGCGCCACTGCAATAAACTGAAGCAGCTCCATGGTCTGATGCAGAAAGATGAAACAGAGCAGTGCGGCAACGGCGCCGGAAGAATTGCAGATCGGTGTAGACTCAGACAGAACCACATAGCGAAGGCCAACGTAACCGAGAATCATTGCGAGAATATAAAGCGCAGAGACCGGAAGATAAATAAAAATATCCTGGATTCCGAACGGTGTCCCCGTACATACCTGAACGATTGCATGGATTCCCATGATAAGGCCGACTGCAATAACCATTTTCCAATGGCTGTATTTATCGTCCGGTTTGGAACCGATTTTCGAGAAAAGATCCGAACCGCTCCAAAAGAGAATAGCAACAAGGGAAAGCCAAAACCACATACATTTTAACTCCTGTAAATTTTATTCACTGATTTTGTCCTGCGGCAGAAGCAGGGAAGGGCATAAAAACAGCCTCCGGGTAAACAGACTTGTCTGGTCCGCCGGAGGCCGGCAGCGCTGGCTTCAAGTATTACTTAATCAAGCTGTTCCGTAAAGAATCGAAAAGCGTTTTCCCAGAAGATTCGATCGGCGATTTCTTTGCCGAATTCTTTTTCCAAAAGGTGATACAAAATCCCCATTTCGTCGACAGCGTGAATTCCGCTTGCCATCACGCAGCCGTCAAGGTCGGAGCCAACAGCAAGCACAGATTCGCCGCCGAGGTTCAGAAAATGGTCTACATGACGAAGAACGTCTTCTGCTTTCGGGTCGCGCGGAGCAAGGAATTTTCCGCAGAGGTTAATGCCGACTAGTCCATTCCTCTCGATGATTACGCGAAACTGGTCATCTGTCAGGTTCCGCTGATGCGGGCAGACGGATTTCGCATCGGAGTGTGAAGCTACAAACGGCTTGCTGGTCCTGTGTGCGACGTCCCAGAAGCCTTTTTCCGAGAGATGGGAAACGTCTATGATGATGTTGAGTTTTTCCATTTCACGAATCAAGTCGAACCCGAACGGCGTCAGACCTCCGGCGTTCGGCACGCCGCAGCCGTCGCCGGCTTCACAGTGTCCGTTCCAAGTAAGTGTAATGAGGCAGACGCCGAGCTGTTTTGCATCGTAGAGATGTTCCAGATTGCCGGCAAGCGCACCGGCGCCTTCAATGGAAAGCAAGGTTGCACGCTTTCCCGCCGCAGCAGCTTCCTTGAGGTCTTTGCGTGTGCGGCAGAAAACTGTGGAGCTGCTGTTTTTCTGCACCTGTTCGTGAAAGAATTCCGCTACGTCGTGGAAACCGTTGTAAGCGGCTTCACCGCGTTGTTCATCCGGAGTCCAGACCGCAAACACCTGTGCCCAGCTTTGGTAGGCAGCCGTACGCTCAAGGTCCAGTGCCAGATTATTCTTTGCCAGTTCACGGTGGGCTTTGTAACATTCCGTAATCGTGTCGCAGTGCAGATCGAAATAATTCATGAAGATCCCTCAAGTATGTAAATTTTGCCGGGTTCTTGGTATTATTCTATTCTGCACGTAGCCGCGAAATGATACCCGGCAGGACTTTCAAAACTTCCGTTACGTCAGCTTCCGTGTTTTCTTCGCCCAGTGTCAGACGCAGGGAACTGCGCGCGGCTTCTTCGGAATATCCCATGGCAAGAAGCACATGAGAAGGCTCCAGTGCTCCTGCCGAGCAGGCCGAACCGGAGGAAGCGCAGATTCCGCTGCGGTCAAGCAGAAAAACAATTGCCTCGCCGGACGCGCCTTCAAACAGGAAAGAAGCATTCCCCGGCAAACGGTTCTTCGGGTCGCCCGTCAGTATGGCACCCGGAATTTGAAGAACGCCGCGAATTAAACGGTCGCGCAGGGCGGCAATGCGGGATGCGTTTTCCTCCATGCGCCGGCAGGATTCTTCGAGGGCGGCAGCCATTCCGACTGCGCCGGCCACGTTTTCGGTTCCGGCACGCAGGCCGCGTTCCTGTCCGCCGCCAAGCTGTCCCGGGCCAGCCCGAATCCCGCGCCGCAGATATAGTCCTCCGATGCCTTTCGGCCCGCCGAATTTGTGCGCGGAAAACGACATCATGTCGATTCCGAGTTTTTCAACATTGATGGGAATGTGTCCTGCCGCCTGCACAGCGTCGGTGTGAAACCATGCGCCTACTTCATGTGCTGTGGATGCCAGCTCCGCAATCGGCATGATGGTACCGACTTCATTGTTCGCCATCATGACGCTTACAAGCGCCGTTTTCTCGTCGGCTTCTTTGCGCAGTGTTTCAGGAAGTACACGGCAGGAGCGGTCAACGGGGAGGAGCGAAAGCTCAAATCCGCGGCGCTGCATTTCTTGCGCAGGCTTCAAAACGGCATGGTGCTCCACGGAAGAAACCACGAGTCTTTTGCGCTTATCACCGAATTCTTCCGCTGCGCGAATTACCCAGTTGTCAGATTCCGTCCCGCCTGAGGTGAAATAGATTTCATCGGGATGCGCACCGAACAAAGATGCTATTTTTTCCCGCGCATTGTCAAGGGCGGTGCGTGCTTTTCTTCCGGGCTGGTAAATGGAAGATGGATTCCCGAACTCCTCTGTCAGGTAGGGCATCATCGCCTCTAGCGCGCAGCGCGAAAGCGGCGTTGTTGCCGCATGGTCAAGGTAAATCAATTCTGGCATGGTTCCGTAAAACTTCTTTCTTCCAAGTCTTGCTTTGCAATCGTTCCGCCGCCGAGTACCATGTCTCCGCTGTAAAACACAGCGGCCTGACCCGGCGTTATAGCTCTCTGGGGTTCCTCAAACTGAACTCGGACGTTTCCTCCTTGGGCAGGATACAGCGTGGCGGGCGCTTCCGTCTGGCTGTAACGAATCTTCACGCCTGCCTTTATCGGCTGTGTCAGCTTTTCTGCGAAAAATAGATTAACATTTTCTACTAAGCAGCTGTCGCGAAACA
This genomic interval carries:
- a CDS encoding dipeptidase, translating into MNYFDLHCDTITECYKAHRELAKNNLALDLERTAAYQSWAQVFAVWTPDEQRGEAAYNGFHDVAEFFHEQVQKNSSSTVFCRTRKDLKEAAAAGKRATLLSIEGAGALAGNLEHLYDAKQLGVCLITLTWNGHCEAGDGCGVPNAGGLTPFGFDLIREMEKLNIIIDVSHLSEKGFWDVAHRTSKPFVASHSDAKSVCPHQRNLTDDQFRVIIERNGLVGINLCGKFLAPRDPKAEDVLRHVDHFLNLGGESVLAVGSDLDGCVMASGIHAVDEMGILYHLLEKEFGKEIADRIFWENAFRFFTEQLD
- a CDS encoding cysteine desulfurase family protein; translated protein: MPELIYLDHAATTPLSRCALEAMMPYLTEEFGNPSSIYQPGRKARTALDNAREKIASLFGAHPDEIYFTSGGTESDNWVIRAAEEFGDKRKRLVVSSVEHHAVLKPAQEMQRRGFELSLLPVDRSCRVLPETLRKEADEKTALVSVMMANNEVGTIMPIAELASTAHEVGAWFHTDAVQAAGHIPINVEKLGIDMMSFSAHKFGGPKGIGGLYLRRGIRAGPGQLGGGQERGLRAGTENVAGAVGMAAALEESCRRMEENASRIAALRDRLIRGVLQIPGAILTGDPKNRLPGNASFLFEGASGEAIVFLLDRSGICASSGSACSAGALEPSHVLLAMGYSEEAARSSLRLTLGEENTEADVTEVLKVLPGIISRLRAE